DNA sequence from the Oryza brachyantha chromosome 5, ObraRS2, whole genome shotgun sequence genome:
TAGTCTATTCTGTGATTCTGTCTCATTAGATAATTGTACTTCCTAAGACAACAAGACCATGTGACAAGAATTGCATGGATATCAACTTCTTAAAAACTGAAGATCACAAGCTAATGCACAACAAACAACATAAGAAAGAAAGGGTATCCTTGATCCattgagaaaattgctatctTCCCTACAATCTTCCCAGGTTTCATTATTCAATCTTCTGACCCCAGCACTCTTTGCATGCTATGATTTGCACATTGCCCACTTTGAAATCAAGCTCGTCTTCCTCAATATTTTGTCCCTGAccacaagaaataaaataaacatcaggAATCGCCTGAACATTCAACTATGTATTCTATGTTGACTATGCAGTTCGAAGACTCACCTTGCTTCAGCGTCCCATCGCAAGTTCAGCCAACAGAGCAATCACACTcctaagaaaaagaaaatcctcTGAACTCGAACATGTCATGGCCTATCCAAAAACATAGATTAGTTTCTAAAATCCACTAAGGATCTGTGTTAGGCCCAACAATTGATCATAAGCGAAAGCGAACCAAATGCATCATGCACTCACAACTGCAGAGGGTAGGGAGCCGTCAGCTCGTCATATATTCAGATAAATTCAGACAAGCACAGAAAGATAAGAGCACAGTATCGACTCATCACAGCACAATTACTAGTAATATTTTCCAGATCCAGATAACAATACTGTTCCTAAATCCACCACGATATTTTTCTTACATGAACACAGGATAGTCAAAGGCCAGGGTAACTACACCCCCAACCAAATCCTACGGCAACTACCACTAGCAGCAAGGCGAAACAAGGGAGGGGAATGGGGAGGGGCTGAGAGGCTAAGCGGAGGTGAACTTGGTGACGGCCTTGGTGCCCTCGGAGACGGCGTGCTTGGCGAGCTCGCcggggaggacgaggcggacgGAGGTCTGGATCTCGCGGGAGGTGATGGTGGGCTTCTTGTTGTAGCGGGCGAGCttggcggcctcggcggcgagcTTCTCGAAGATGTCGTTGATGAAGGAGTTCATGATGGACATGGCCTTGGAGGAGATGCCGATGTCGGGGTGGACCTGCTTGAGCACCTTGAAGATGTAGATCTTGTAGGTCTCCACGCTCTTCTtcgccttcttcctccccgCGCGGTCCTTCTTCCCCTCGCCCCCCTTCTCGCCGCCCTTCCCCGCGGGGAGCCGCTTCTCCGCCCTGGGCTTCTTCCCGCCCGCCGGGGCCTTCTCCGCCTTCTCGGCCGcgggctcctcctccgccgcgggcTTCTTCGCCGCCGGCTTCTTCTCCGCCTTGGGCGCcatgcctctctctctctcttcttctcgaACGGCGGTGGGAGTATTCCGGTGGAGAGGCGTGGGGAAGGGAGAAGAAAGGGGGCGATGCTTTTATAGAGGAGGCGATTCGCGCTCTGATTGGTGGGCATGCGAGCGGCGCGGATCGATGACGTGGAGGGAATCTTTGCCGTTCGCCGCTGCTTGCGGTTGACGGGTGGGATCTGTTTTGGGGCGGATTGCTGACGTGGTGAAATAGCTGGGCGCGAAGATGCGGGTTTTCTTAACCTTTTTCGCGCGCGAGCATGGCTGTGGAAGGGGCGGGTTTTTGGACGGCGGGAATTCCATTTCAGTTTTGTAGTAGTACTGGATTTGTAATTCAGGCTTGTTTATGAATATTTGGACATTTCATTTGTACTAGATTTGTAATTCAGgcttgtttttaaaatatcacgtcaaatctttagatatttaaataaagctttaaatatatataaatattaaaactaattgcacagttatagaagaaatcttgagacgaatcttttgagcgtaattagcccatgattagccataagtgctacggtaaacaacctgtgctaatgacggattaaatAGACTCAAAagttcgtctcgcggttttcaggcggaatctaaattttgttttacaattagactacgtttaatacttcaaatatgtga
Encoded proteins:
- the LOC102706191 gene encoding histone H2B.5-like, encoding MAPKAEKKPAAKKPAAEEEPAAEKAEKAPAGGKKPRAEKRLPAGKGGEKGGEGKKDRAGRKKAKKSVETYKIYIFKVLKQVHPDIGISSKAMSIMNSFINDIFEKLAAEAAKLARYNKKPTITSREIQTSVRLVLPGELAKHAVSEGTKAVTKFTSA